Proteins co-encoded in one Gracilimonas sediminicola genomic window:
- a CDS encoding alpha-ketoacid dehydrogenase subunit alpha/beta: protein MAITDKKISAETALYIYKNLMLPRRIEERMLMLLRQNKISKWFSGIGQEAVGVGVSLSSEPDDYILPMHRNLGVFTARNVPFYPLFCQLFGKADGFTQGRDRSFHFGIPEHKIIGMISHLAAMMPVADGLALAMKMRDENAVAFSFCGDGATSEGDFHEALNLAAVWKLPVVFIIENNGYGLSTPTSEQFACEHLSDRAKGYGMHGFNIDGNNIFEVMNTVGKARELALKGEPVLIEANTFRMRGHEEASGTHYVPDVLFENWAEKDPIHRFELYMESEGLFTQGELEKVTKEIDESFKEDLNKALAAPDPEFDEERELGRVYAPQPYDTPPHKDGVTYEHRFVDAIQASLRQAFEEDSKFVIMGQDIAEYGGVFKITEGFLEQFGHQRVRNTPIIESGALGAALGLALADFKPVVEMQFADFISCGFNQIVNNIAKTHYRWSPPLNITIRAPHGGGVGAGPFHSQSVEGWFMQIPGLKVVVPGTVEDAMNLMYSSLHDPNPVLFFEHKKLYRSLKAHIPDTANYEPLGKAKVRNEGSDATIITYGMGVQWALSVAESYNKKGISLEVLDLRTLLPLDKEAIRESVQKTGKVLLLQEPSLTLGPLSEISAIISEECFEWLDAPVMRCASLDMPIPHDKGLEGGYMAHSKLDKLISKLIEY, encoded by the coding sequence GTGGCTATTACTGATAAAAAGATCTCTGCAGAAACAGCTTTATACATCTATAAAAACCTGATGCTGCCCAGGCGCATCGAAGAACGAATGCTGATGCTGCTCCGGCAGAATAAGATCAGTAAATGGTTCTCGGGAATAGGCCAGGAAGCAGTTGGGGTTGGAGTTTCACTCTCCTCAGAGCCTGATGACTATATCCTTCCCATGCACCGCAACCTGGGAGTGTTTACGGCTCGAAATGTTCCCTTCTACCCTCTTTTTTGCCAGTTATTTGGCAAGGCTGACGGATTTACTCAGGGACGGGATCGTTCCTTCCATTTTGGAATTCCCGAGCACAAAATTATTGGGATGATATCTCACCTGGCCGCCATGATGCCCGTTGCTGACGGACTGGCCCTGGCAATGAAAATGCGGGATGAAAATGCCGTTGCATTCTCTTTCTGTGGTGATGGAGCCACCAGTGAAGGTGATTTTCATGAAGCCCTGAACTTAGCTGCCGTATGGAAACTGCCGGTGGTATTTATTATTGAGAATAACGGGTACGGACTTTCCACTCCAACTTCCGAACAATTTGCCTGTGAGCATTTATCTGATCGCGCCAAAGGCTATGGCATGCATGGTTTCAATATTGATGGCAACAATATCTTTGAGGTCATGAATACGGTTGGTAAAGCAAGGGAATTGGCATTAAAGGGTGAACCGGTACTCATTGAAGCTAATACATTTCGCATGCGTGGTCATGAAGAAGCTTCAGGGACGCATTATGTACCGGATGTATTATTTGAAAATTGGGCAGAAAAAGACCCGATTCATCGGTTTGAGCTGTATATGGAATCCGAAGGCTTGTTCACCCAGGGCGAGCTTGAAAAGGTTACCAAAGAAATTGACGAGTCCTTTAAGGAGGATCTTAACAAAGCTTTGGCAGCACCTGATCCTGAATTTGATGAAGAAAGGGAGCTTGGAAGAGTGTATGCCCCTCAGCCCTATGATACCCCTCCGCATAAAGATGGAGTTACCTACGAACATCGCTTCGTGGATGCCATTCAGGCATCATTACGTCAAGCTTTTGAAGAAGACAGTAAGTTCGTCATCATGGGACAGGATATTGCCGAGTATGGTGGCGTGTTTAAAATTACGGAAGGTTTTTTAGAGCAGTTCGGGCATCAGAGAGTCAGAAATACGCCGATTATTGAATCCGGTGCTTTAGGCGCTGCCCTGGGATTGGCGCTGGCGGATTTTAAACCCGTGGTGGAAATGCAATTTGCCGATTTCATTTCCTGTGGATTCAATCAAATTGTGAACAACATCGCAAAAACACATTATCGCTGGTCTCCTCCTCTCAATATCACCATTCGTGCGCCGCATGGCGGAGGAGTTGGAGCCGGGCCTTTTCATTCTCAATCGGTTGAAGGCTGGTTTATGCAAATTCCGGGGCTGAAAGTTGTGGTGCCCGGCACGGTGGAAGATGCCATGAATTTGATGTACAGCTCCCTTCACGATCCTAATCCGGTGTTGTTTTTTGAGCATAAAAAGCTATATCGAAGCTTAAAGGCCCACATCCCTGATACCGCTAACTATGAACCTCTGGGGAAAGCTAAAGTCCGAAATGAGGGTTCGGATGCAACCATCATCACCTATGGAATGGGTGTTCAATGGGCACTTTCTGTGGCTGAATCATATAACAAAAAAGGTATTTCACTGGAAGTGCTTGATTTACGCACCCTCCTTCCTCTGGATAAAGAGGCTATTCGGGAATCGGTTCAGAAAACAGGAAAAGTTTTACTGTTGCAGGAACCTTCGCTCACGCTGGGACCATTGAGCGAAATCTCCGCAATCATTTCTGAGGAATGTTTTGAATGGCTGGATGCACCTGTAATGCGTTGTGCTTCCTTAGACATGCCCATCCCCCACGATAAAGGACTTGAAGGCGGCTACATGGCCCATTCAAAACTGGACAAGTTGATTAGTAAACTCATTGAATACTAA
- a CDS encoding deoxyhypusine synthase family protein produces MSNKGPVSEFLTYHFRHFNAASVVDAAKAYEDQLQSGSKMMITLAGAMSSAELGLSLAEMIREDKVHIITCTGANLEEDVFNLVAHDHYKRIPNYRDLSPQDEQDLLDQHFNRVTDTCIPEEEAMRRIEDHLVKRWVKATEEGNRHFPHEYFYDLLLSGDLEDSYQIDPKNSWLMAAAEKNIPVIVPGWEDSTCGNFFASHCIEGRTKPIAIKSGIEYMMYLSDWYLNNSDNGVGFFQIGGGIAGDFPICVVPMIEQDLGKSDVPLWSYFCQISDSTTSYGSYSGAVPNEKITWGKLGIDTPKFIIESDATIVAPLIFAYLLGW; encoded by the coding sequence ATGAGTAACAAAGGACCTGTTTCTGAATTCCTAACCTATCATTTCCGGCACTTTAACGCCGCTTCTGTAGTTGATGCAGCCAAAGCCTATGAAGATCAGCTACAGTCCGGCTCCAAGATGATGATCACCCTTGCCGGAGCTATGAGTTCTGCAGAATTAGGCCTTTCGCTGGCTGAAATGATTCGGGAGGATAAGGTGCATATCATCACCTGCACTGGAGCTAACCTGGAAGAAGATGTATTCAATCTGGTGGCTCATGATCATTACAAACGCATTCCCAATTACCGGGATTTGAGTCCACAGGATGAGCAAGACCTCCTCGATCAACATTTTAACCGCGTCACCGATACCTGCATCCCAGAAGAAGAAGCCATGCGCCGTATTGAAGATCATTTGGTGAAGCGCTGGGTAAAGGCAACCGAAGAAGGAAACCGACACTTTCCCCATGAGTATTTTTATGATCTGCTTTTAAGCGGAGACCTTGAAGATTCCTACCAGATTGATCCTAAAAATTCGTGGCTTATGGCAGCAGCGGAGAAGAATATCCCTGTGATTGTTCCCGGTTGGGAAGATTCCACCTGCGGTAATTTCTTTGCCTCTCACTGTATTGAGGGCCGCACAAAGCCAATCGCGATTAAGTCAGGCATAGAATACATGATGTATTTGTCTGATTGGTACCTGAACAACTCAGACAACGGAGTTGGTTTTTTCCAAATCGGAGGCGGAATTGCCGGCGACTTCCCCATTTGTGTAGTACCTATGATTGAGCAGGATTTAGGGAAATCAGATGTACCGCTTTGGTCCTACTTTTGCCAAATCAGTGATTCCACCACCAGTTACGGTTCATACTCTGGAGCCGTTCCTAACGAAAAAATAACCTGGGGCAAACTTGGAATAGACACGCCAAAGTTCATAATAGAATCTGATGCTACTATTGTAGCTCCGCTTATTTTTGCTTATCTGTTGGGTTGGTAA
- the speB gene encoding agmatinase produces MTKNNPIFAGIEGDHNAFDRANVLLQSIPYDGTSTWGKGADQGFEAFLDAAENMEIYDIETDSEVYKQGVHILDPILEKSSPEAMFEAVYKGTKELLTKEKFLTFFGGEHSVSIGIIKAFYEAYPDITILQLDAHTDLRSQFHGSPYNHACAVYDASQNANLVQVGIRSMDSEELKYLDRNKCYFAEDMYGQTDWMDDSITKMTDKVYITLDLDVFDPSIMPATGTPEPGGLDWNTTIRYLKKVFQQKNVLGFDIVELAPIEGLTAPQFLAAKLYYKMLSYKFSNS; encoded by the coding sequence ATGACTAAGAATAACCCAATTTTTGCTGGAATTGAAGGAGATCATAATGCCTTTGATCGAGCCAACGTACTTTTACAGTCTATCCCTTACGATGGAACCAGTACCTGGGGGAAAGGAGCCGATCAGGGCTTTGAAGCCTTTCTGGATGCTGCTGAAAACATGGAGATTTATGATATCGAGACGGATAGTGAGGTCTATAAACAAGGCGTACACATTCTGGACCCTATACTGGAGAAATCCTCCCCGGAAGCGATGTTTGAAGCCGTTTATAAGGGCACAAAAGAACTTCTGACAAAAGAAAAATTTCTCACCTTCTTCGGGGGAGAACATTCGGTTAGCATCGGGATCATCAAAGCTTTTTACGAAGCCTACCCCGATATCACCATCCTTCAGCTGGATGCACATACCGATCTGCGTTCTCAATTTCACGGTTCGCCTTATAATCATGCTTGTGCAGTATATGATGCGTCCCAAAATGCAAACCTGGTTCAGGTGGGCATCCGAAGTATGGATTCGGAAGAACTTAAATACCTGGATCGCAATAAATGCTATTTTGCTGAAGACATGTATGGTCAGACCGACTGGATGGATGATTCTATTACCAAAATGACTGATAAAGTGTACATCACCTTAGACCTGGATGTATTTGATCCTTCCATCATGCCGGCAACCGGAACTCCAGAGCCTGGCGGGCTGGACTGGAACACGACAATCCGATACCTCAAGAAAGTATTTCAACAAAAAAATGTACTGGGCTTCGATATTGTGGAACTTGCCCCTATTGAAGGACTCACGGCACCGCAGTTTTTGGCGGCCAAACTTTACTATAAAATGCTAAGCTATAAATTTTCCAACTCATGA
- a CDS encoding arginine decarboxylase, producing the protein MKNTYHELIDQTYHFPQNGFSLVDGTLNFNNVDLHYLIEKYGTPFKLAYLPKIREKIKQSREYFNKAIAENNYSGSYEFCYCTKCCHFNHVVRTALKENVSLETSSSFDIDLIENLYNKGVFSSDKTIVHNGYKTDDYIKKIGRLNKEGFKNSICVLDNARELDQLMELNLDHPIKIGLRISIEEDPKAAYYTSRLGINKREILDFVKERIIGNDQVELVMVHFFVDSGVSDNMYYWNEFKKALNQFTKIKKIAPSVNALNIGGGFPIQNSLSFDFDYEYITGEIVRNIQEACKDENVEEPDIYTEFGKYTVGESGAVIFQVLEQKQQNDAELWYLVDNSLMNTIPDAWSINEKFILLPLNKWENQYKRINIGGISCDHSDYYNSEELNQQVLLPTFSDDDSEPLYIGFFHTGAYQDSISGYGGIKHCLIPSPKHIVVDIDEDGNLFDYVYRDEQTVDNMLNILGYND; encoded by the coding sequence ATGAAAAATACCTATCACGAACTTATTGACCAGACCTATCATTTCCCACAAAATGGCTTTAGCCTGGTTGATGGCACGCTGAATTTTAACAATGTAGATCTTCACTATCTTATTGAGAAATATGGCACCCCCTTTAAGCTGGCTTACCTTCCGAAGATCAGGGAAAAAATTAAGCAGTCCAGAGAGTATTTCAATAAAGCCATTGCTGAAAACAACTACTCCGGCAGCTACGAGTTTTGTTACTGCACCAAATGCTGTCACTTCAATCATGTTGTAAGAACCGCTCTTAAAGAAAACGTTTCCCTGGAAACCTCTTCTTCTTTTGATATCGACTTGATTGAAAACCTGTATAACAAAGGTGTTTTCTCAAGTGATAAAACCATTGTTCACAATGGCTATAAAACGGACGATTATATCAAGAAAATTGGCCGGCTCAACAAAGAAGGATTCAAAAACTCTATTTGTGTGCTGGATAATGCCCGGGAGTTGGATCAGCTGATGGAGCTTAACCTTGATCATCCCATCAAAATTGGATTGCGGATATCGATTGAGGAAGACCCTAAAGCTGCTTATTACACCTCAAGATTGGGTATCAACAAGCGTGAAATTCTTGACTTTGTAAAGGAGCGCATCATTGGTAACGACCAGGTTGAACTGGTTATGGTTCACTTTTTCGTGGATTCCGGCGTAAGCGATAATATGTATTACTGGAATGAATTCAAGAAGGCACTGAACCAGTTCACAAAAATCAAGAAAATTGCTCCCTCGGTAAATGCTTTAAATATCGGTGGTGGATTTCCTATCCAGAACAGCCTCAGCTTCGATTTTGATTATGAATACATCACCGGCGAAATTGTGCGGAATATTCAGGAAGCCTGCAAGGATGAAAACGTTGAAGAACCGGACATATATACCGAATTTGGAAAATATACGGTCGGGGAAAGCGGTGCGGTTATCTTCCAGGTGCTGGAACAAAAACAACAAAATGACGCCGAGCTTTGGTACCTGGTTGATAACAGCCTGATGAATACCATACCAGACGCCTGGTCCATCAACGAGAAATTCATTCTTCTCCCCCTCAATAAATGGGAAAACCAATACAAGCGAATAAACATTGGCGGTATCAGCTGCGATCATTCCGATTACTACAATTCTGAGGAGCTGAACCAGCAAGTACTTCTCCCCACTTTTTCGGATGATGATTCGGAGCCACTTTACATTGGGTTCTTCCATACGGGAGCCTACCAGGATTCCATAAGCGGATATGGCGGCATCAAACACTGCCTCATCCCTTCGCCCAAGCACATTGTGGTGGATATTGATGAAGACGGAAATTTATTCGACTACGTATATCGCGATGAACAAACGGTAGATAACATGCTTAACATTCTGGGATACAATGACTAA
- a CDS encoding BamA/TamA family outer membrane protein — protein MSLKSGVTFLFLLIPVLAVPQNRSAEFRVYENGEKVVIPDSMETELANNSSQIEQKLLRWFVSEGFFDAAVTSTTDSTAQVTKGCKYRLDKMNVLYSGQIDSSSTIEPDKFYTDQNLRTEIAELIYGMEEDGFPFAEAIITSIIPIEEECRVDVEIEIRTGDKVTRPDIYFSGAKTNSQDYLRKISRFNTNRQVSPDYLRVLRSNLNSSGLFNAVEPARIYLRQGEPVIVFSVEERSLNQFDGLLGYVPDAAGNGQIAGDVELSLWNVLTQGNGVDFRYQRLRPETSQLNLKASQDWIGEIPVGISAGMQLYQNDTTYQSRDFDLDGYFLVGSGVKLIGGVGFQSTTSGSNLPQVVEPDGQKRTARLGFEFTNVDRFDVPTKGSSIRLILGIANKDLSDDSLTSFTQNSLEFTARNYMPIFDKSVIATSLHGFLLESDKVTTNDLIRFGGANSFRGYAEQQFRAGTMLWGDVEYRFLLNRQSYLFGFGAAGGFNRPRLLTETNNDFQITKYLFSTGFGLSYQTQIGRLKFTYAISPEESIGNGKVHFGIRTEL, from the coding sequence ATGTCCTTAAAATCAGGTGTTACCTTTTTATTTCTTTTGATCCCGGTTCTGGCGGTTCCACAAAACCGATCTGCGGAATTTCGGGTTTACGAAAACGGTGAAAAGGTTGTTATTCCGGATAGTATGGAGACCGAACTGGCTAACAATTCCTCTCAAATTGAGCAAAAACTTCTTCGATGGTTTGTCTCGGAGGGATTCTTTGATGCGGCTGTGACATCAACTACCGATTCGACTGCACAGGTGACCAAGGGCTGTAAATATCGGCTCGACAAAATGAACGTGCTTTATTCCGGTCAGATTGACTCATCCTCAACCATTGAACCTGATAAGTTTTACACAGATCAGAACTTACGTACAGAAATTGCTGAGCTTATTTATGGGATGGAAGAGGATGGATTTCCTTTTGCTGAAGCCATCATCACGTCCATTATCCCCATAGAAGAAGAGTGTCGGGTTGATGTGGAAATTGAAATCCGAACCGGTGATAAAGTAACCCGGCCGGATATATACTTCTCCGGAGCAAAAACAAACTCACAGGATTACCTGAGAAAGATTTCGAGGTTTAATACAAACAGACAGGTTTCACCTGATTATCTCAGGGTTTTACGCTCGAATTTGAATTCAAGTGGTCTTTTTAATGCTGTTGAACCGGCCCGTATTTATCTTCGTCAGGGAGAGCCGGTTATCGTTTTTAGTGTGGAGGAGCGGTCGCTGAACCAGTTTGATGGTTTACTCGGTTATGTGCCGGATGCTGCCGGAAATGGGCAAATTGCAGGGGATGTGGAGCTGTCGCTATGGAATGTACTTACCCAGGGAAACGGCGTTGATTTTCGTTATCAACGACTACGGCCGGAAACCAGCCAGCTGAATCTGAAAGCTTCCCAGGATTGGATTGGGGAAATTCCGGTGGGCATTTCAGCCGGAATGCAGCTCTACCAGAATGACACCACTTACCAAAGCCGGGATTTTGATCTGGACGGATATTTCCTGGTGGGCTCAGGCGTAAAACTGATAGGAGGAGTGGGTTTCCAAAGTACTACGTCGGGCAGTAATCTTCCGCAGGTTGTGGAGCCGGATGGACAAAAAAGAACCGCCCGATTAGGTTTTGAATTCACCAATGTAGACCGGTTTGATGTACCGACCAAAGGCAGTTCCATTCGACTGATACTTGGTATCGCAAATAAAGATTTAAGCGATGATTCCCTCACGTCATTCACGCAGAATTCTCTTGAATTCACTGCCCGTAACTATATGCCTATCTTTGATAAAAGCGTAATTGCCACTTCTTTACATGGCTTTTTGCTGGAATCTGATAAAGTAACCACCAACGACTTAATCCGGTTTGGAGGAGCTAATTCCTTCCGTGGCTATGCCGAGCAGCAGTTCCGGGCCGGAACCATGCTTTGGGGAGATGTTGAATATAGATTCTTACTCAACCGACAGTCTTATCTGTTCGGTTTCGGAGCGGCGGGAGGTTTTAACCGACCAAGACTACTTACCGAAACCAATAACGACTTCCAAATAACGAAATATCTTTTTTCCACAGGTTTTGGGCTGAGTTACCAAACCCAAATCGGCCGATTGAAATTTACCTACGCTATTTCTCCCGAAGAGTCTATAGGTAACGGAAAGGTGCATTTTGGGATTAGGACGGAGCTTTGA
- a CDS encoding homocysteine S-methyltransferase family protein — protein sequence MGTMIQRYKLTEEDFRGEQLKDHADDLKGNNDLLSLTRPDIIQAIHEEYLEAGADIVETNTFSGTTIAQADYNLEHIVYELNRKSAEIAKKATDKFSRQNPDKPRFVAGSMGPTNKTASISPEVTDPGYRAVTFDELAEAYKEQAKGLMDGGADLLLIETIFDTLNAKAALFAIQELFDERGDKLPIMVSGTITDASGRTLSGQTVEAFLISVSHAPILSVGFNCALGAKQLQPYLQNLAEKSDFYVSAYPNAGLPNEFGEYDQGPELMGQEVEKYLEDNLVNILGGCCGTTPAHISKMAELARNYEPRIANSKGAKFAKDIN from the coding sequence ATGGGTACCATGATTCAGCGCTATAAGCTGACAGAAGAGGATTTCCGGGGCGAGCAGCTCAAAGATCATGCAGACGACCTGAAAGGCAATAACGATTTATTAAGCCTTACCCGTCCGGATATCATTCAGGCCATCCATGAAGAATATCTGGAAGCGGGAGCGGATATCGTGGAAACCAACACTTTCAGCGGAACCACCATCGCTCAGGCTGATTACAACCTGGAGCACATCGTGTATGAACTGAACCGGAAGTCGGCTGAAATCGCGAAGAAAGCCACGGACAAATTCTCCAGGCAGAACCCGGATAAACCACGATTTGTTGCCGGTTCGATGGGACCAACCAATAAAACGGCTTCTATTTCGCCTGAAGTCACCGATCCCGGCTATCGCGCTGTTACTTTCGATGAACTGGCGGAGGCTTATAAAGAACAAGCCAAAGGACTGATGGATGGCGGAGCGGATTTACTGCTTATAGAAACTATTTTCGACACACTGAATGCCAAAGCAGCTCTCTTTGCGATACAGGAATTGTTTGATGAGCGGGGAGATAAGTTACCCATCATGGTTTCAGGAACTATTACCGATGCTTCGGGACGAACGCTTTCAGGACAGACGGTAGAAGCGTTCTTAATCTCTGTTTCACACGCTCCAATTCTCAGTGTTGGATTCAATTGCGCCCTGGGGGCAAAGCAACTACAGCCTTACCTCCAAAATTTGGCTGAAAAATCAGATTTTTATGTTAGTGCCTACCCGAATGCGGGGCTTCCGAATGAGTTCGGGGAATATGATCAGGGGCCGGAACTGATGGGGCAGGAAGTGGAGAAATATTTGGAAGATAACTTGGTGAATATCCTCGGGGGTTGTTGTGGAACTACTCCAGCACATATTTCAAAGATGGCAGAACTGGCCCGGAATTATGAACCTCGAATTGCTAATAGCAAAGGTGCAAAGTTCGCAAAGGATATCAATTAA
- the metH gene encoding methionine synthase, with protein MQSLPLKLSGLEPLIITEDSNFVNIGERTNVTGSRTFLNYIKNKEYDNALKVALDQVQGGAQILDVNMDEGMLDSAEEMTHFLNLIASDPDIARIPIMVDSSKWEVILAGLKCLQGKGVVNSISLKDGEEEFIRRAKIIRRFGAAVICMAFDEEGQADTLPRRKEICGRAYKLLTEEVGFDQSDIILDPNIFPVATGMEEHRRNAIDFFMAAKWIRENLPGAHVIGGVSNVSFSFRGNNWVREAIHSAFLYHGIQHGMDMGIVNPTQLEVYDDIPKDLLERVEDVLFDRREDATERLLDIAGEYKGESTSTQKKTSDEWRNKPVEERLSHSLVKGINEYVEEDAEEARVKYGSPLEVIEGPLMDGMNVVGDLFGSGKMFLPQVVKSARVMKQAVAYLTPYLEEEKAKNKDTSEQPKVLLATVKGDVHDIGKNIVSVVLACNNYNVVDLGVMVPADKILDEAEKHNVDAIGLSGLITPSLDEMIHVAREMKKRKMDLPLLIGGATTSRLHTAVKIDPEYDGSIIHVLDASRAVSIAGDVISKKRRNGVRLEVKKEYEELRKQHESRQNRKELLSYEEAKTNKVEIDWEGHKPPKPSFLGTKTFEDYPISELRNYIDWSPFFRTWMLTGKYPDILEDEEVGEQAQSLFDDAQVLIDRIVEEDLLQAKAVIGFYPANSYGDDIKLYEDENRSEQKSVFHFLRQQSKKRTGQSNSCLSDFIAPEQTGIPDYIGFFAVTAGLGIEAIIEEYKKVNDDYNVILVKAVADRLAEAFAERMHERVRKEFWGYSDEENFSNDELIAEAYSGIRPAPGYPACPDHTEKRILFDLLQVEKNAEIKLTESFAMYPASSVSGIYFSHPDSRYFRVGNIGEDQVIDYAERKSSTKEEVEKWLSPILDYEPTKE; from the coding sequence ATGCAATCATTACCTCTAAAGTTAAGCGGACTCGAACCTTTAATTATAACAGAAGATTCCAATTTTGTTAATATTGGGGAACGCACAAATGTAACGGGTTCAAGGACTTTTCTTAATTACATAAAAAATAAAGAATATGATAATGCGCTGAAGGTAGCCCTTGATCAGGTGCAGGGCGGGGCACAGATCCTGGACGTCAATATGGATGAAGGGATGCTCGATAGCGCCGAGGAAATGACGCACTTCCTGAATTTGATTGCCTCCGATCCCGACATTGCCCGAATTCCGATTATGGTGGATTCCTCAAAGTGGGAAGTTATCCTGGCCGGACTCAAATGCCTACAGGGGAAAGGTGTCGTAAATTCTATCAGCCTTAAGGATGGCGAGGAGGAGTTTATTCGCAGGGCAAAAATTATTCGTCGATTTGGAGCGGCTGTAATTTGTATGGCTTTTGATGAAGAAGGTCAGGCCGATACCTTGCCCAGACGTAAGGAGATTTGTGGTCGTGCATATAAACTACTGACTGAAGAAGTAGGGTTTGATCAATCGGACATTATTCTGGATCCGAATATCTTCCCGGTTGCAACAGGAATGGAGGAGCATCGCCGGAATGCCATCGACTTTTTTATGGCTGCCAAGTGGATTCGTGAAAACCTGCCCGGAGCTCATGTAATAGGCGGGGTCAGCAATGTATCGTTCTCTTTCCGTGGGAATAACTGGGTTCGTGAAGCTATTCACTCCGCTTTTCTGTATCACGGGATACAGCACGGCATGGATATGGGGATTGTGAATCCCACTCAGCTTGAAGTGTACGATGACATTCCGAAGGATCTGCTTGAACGAGTGGAAGACGTCCTATTTGACAGAAGGGAGGATGCCACCGAACGTTTGCTTGATATTGCCGGGGAGTACAAAGGTGAATCTACTTCAACCCAAAAGAAAACAAGCGATGAATGGCGAAATAAGCCGGTTGAAGAGCGATTGAGTCATTCACTGGTTAAAGGGATTAATGAGTATGTGGAAGAGGATGCAGAGGAAGCTCGTGTGAAATATGGGAGTCCGTTGGAAGTAATCGAAGGTCCGCTTATGGATGGTATGAATGTAGTAGGCGATCTGTTTGGTTCCGGTAAGATGTTTCTCCCGCAGGTTGTGAAAAGTGCCCGCGTGATGAAACAGGCCGTTGCCTATCTGACGCCATACCTGGAAGAAGAAAAAGCCAAAAACAAAGATACCAGTGAGCAACCCAAGGTTCTTTTAGCCACGGTTAAGGGAGATGTGCATGACATTGGTAAGAATATCGTAAGTGTGGTTTTGGCTTGTAATAACTACAATGTGGTGGACCTTGGGGTGATGGTTCCGGCTGATAAGATTCTGGATGAAGCCGAGAAGCACAATGTGGATGCTATTGGATTAAGTGGACTAATTACGCCTTCCCTGGATGAAATGATCCATGTAGCCCGGGAGATGAAGAAAAGAAAGATGGATCTGCCGTTGCTCATTGGCGGAGCAACAACCTCCCGGCTTCATACCGCCGTGAAAATTGATCCTGAGTATGATGGCTCCATTATTCATGTGCTGGATGCTTCAAGGGCGGTTTCGATTGCGGGTGATGTGATCAGTAAAAAAAGAAGGAATGGCGTTCGGTTGGAGGTGAAGAAAGAGTATGAGGAGCTTCGGAAGCAGCATGAAAGCCGGCAAAACCGAAAAGAACTGCTCAGCTATGAAGAAGCAAAAACCAATAAGGTAGAAATTGACTGGGAAGGCCATAAGCCTCCAAAACCCTCATTCTTGGGTACTAAGACATTTGAGGATTACCCGATTTCAGAGTTAAGAAATTATATTGACTGGTCTCCCTTTTTTCGAACGTGGATGCTCACCGGAAAATACCCGGATATTCTGGAAGATGAGGAAGTAGGAGAGCAGGCACAGTCTCTTTTTGATGATGCTCAAGTACTCATCGATCGTATTGTGGAAGAAGATTTATTACAAGCAAAAGCTGTTATAGGCTTCTATCCTGCAAATAGTTACGGAGATGATATAAAGCTGTATGAAGATGAGAATCGATCGGAGCAGAAAAGCGTATTCCACTTTTTAAGGCAGCAAAGCAAGAAGAGAACGGGGCAATCAAATTCTTGTCTGTCGGATTTTATCGCACCGGAACAAACAGGAATTCCTGACTACATCGGATTCTTTGCCGTTACGGCCGGGCTGGGTATTGAAGCCATCATCGAGGAATACAAAAAAGTGAATGACGATTATAATGTGATATTGGTGAAAGCCGTGGCTGACCGCCTCGCTGAAGCCTTTGCCGAACGTATGCACGAAAGAGTTCGGAAAGAATTTTGGGGATATTCGGACGAGGAAAATTTCAGCAATGACGAATTGATAGCTGAAGCTTATTCCGGAATTCGCCCGGCACCGGGATATCCGGCCTGTCCCGATCATACCGAGAAACGCATTTTATTTGACTTGCTGCAGGTAGAAAAGAATGCAGAAATCAAACTCACCGAATCATTTGCTATGTACCCGGCATCATCGGTAAGCGGGATTTACTTTTCACATCCTGATTCCCGGTATTTCCGTGTGGGAAACATTGGTGAAGACCAGGTTATTGACTACGCAGAACGAAAATCATCTACGAAAGAGGAAGTCGAAAAGTGGCTTTCTCCAATTTTAGACTACGAGCCTACGAAAGAATGA